One Felis catus isolate Fca126 chromosome D1, F.catus_Fca126_mat1.0, whole genome shotgun sequence DNA segment encodes these proteins:
- the PGGHG gene encoding protein-glucosylgalactosylhydroxylysine glucosidase isoform X2 yields the protein MLWTPVPPALTLGESEEDRTWEFLTVVGGSQAEAQACLTEALQLQAGAALYPAHAQAWAQLWAGCGLDVVGPLPLRQALRGALYYLLSALPQPGAPGYASHGLSPGGLSNGSREECYWGHVFWDQDLWMFPNILMFHPEAARALLEYRIRTLGGALDNARRLGYQGAKFAWESAGSGLEVCPEDIYGTEEIHINGAVVLAFQLYYHATQDLQLFQEAGGWDVVRAVAEFWCSRVEWSPEEEKYHLKGVMPPDEYHPGVDNSAYTNVLVQNSLRFAAALAQDLAQPVPGEWLAVADKIKVPFDPRRNFHPEFDGYQPGEEVKQADVVLLGYPIPFHLSPHTRRKNLEIYEAVTSPKGPAMTWSMFAVGWMELKEPRRAQDLLERSFANITEPFKVWTENADGSGAVNFLTGMGGFLQAALFGFTGFRITGAGMTFDPMCLAEVSGVRIYGISYQGNKLDFSFSEDSVTIEVKTRAGPWAPLLEAELWPSHTRLPLLPGYRVSFPSSAGRIQRSLS from the exons ATGCTATGGACACCAGTGCCCCCAGCTCTGACCCTCGGGGAAAGCGAAGAAGACCGGACCTGGGAGTTCCTGACCGTGGTGGGAGGCAGCCAGGCGGAGGCCCAAGCCTGCCTCACGGAGGCCCTGCAGCTGCAGGCGGGGGCCGCTCTGTACCCTGCCCACGCCCAGGCCTGGGCCCAGCTCTGGGCTGGCTGTGGCCTGGACGTGGTGGGGCCCCTACCTCTGCGCCAGGCCCTGCGTGGTGCCCTCTATTACCTGCTCAGTGCGCTGCCCCAGCCGGGGGCCCCAGGGTACGCCAGCCATGGCCTCAGCCCTGGGGGCCTGTCCAATGGGAGCCGAGAGGAATGCTACTGGGGCCATGTCTTCTGGGACCAG GATCTCTGGATGTTCCCAAATATCCTGATGTTCCACCCAGAGGCCGCCAGGGCCCTCCTGGAGTACCGCATCCGGACGCTGGGTGGGGCCCTAGACAATGCCCGGAGGCTGGGCTACCAG GGAGCCAAGTTTGCCTGGGAGAGTGCGGGCTCTGGTCTGGAGGTGTGTCCGGAGGACATTTATGGGACCGAGGAAATTCATATAAACGGAGCTGTGGTGTTGGCTTTCCAGCTTTACTACCACGCCACCCAG GACTTGCAGCTCTTCCAAGAGGCCGGTGGCTGGGACGTTGTCAGGGCTGTGGCTGAGTTTTGGTGTAGCCGTGTGGAGTGGAGCCCTGAGGAGGAGAAGTACCACCTGAAGG GAGTCATGCCCCCCGACGAGTACCATCCGGGGGTCGACAACTCGGCGTACACCAACGTCCTGGTCCAGAACAG CCTGCGCTTTGCGGCTGCCCTGGCCCAGGACCTGGCTCAGCCTGTCCCTGGTGAATGGCTGGCGGTGGCCGATAAGATCAAGGTGCCCTTCGACCCAAGGCGGAACTTCCACCCTGAGTTTGACGGGTACCAGCCTG GAGAAGAGGTGAAGCAGGCAGATGTCGTGCTCCTGGGATACCCCATCCCTTTCCACTTGAGTCCTCATACCCGCAGGAAAAACCTAGAGATTTATGAGGCCGTGACATCCCCAAAGGGCCCTGCCATGACCTGG AGCATGTTTGCAGTGGGCTGGATGGAGCTGAAGGAGCCACGGCGGGCGCAGGACCTCCTGGAGAGGAGCTTTGCCAACATCACGGAGCCCTTCAAG GTGTGGACAGAGAATGCAGATGGGTCCGGCGCTGTGAACTTCCTGACGGGCATGGGGGGCTTCCTGCAGGCAGCACTGTTCGGATTCACGGGGTTCAG gaTCACAGGGGCTGGCATGACCTTCGACCCCATGTGTCTGGCAGAGGTCTCTGGGGTACGCATCTACGGCATCTCTTACCAAGGGAACAAGCTTGACTTCTCCTTCTCCGAGGACTCAGTGACGATCGAGGTTAAAACCCGGGCAGGGCCCTGGGCCCCCCTGCTGGAGGCTGAGCTGTGGCCATCACACACTCGACTCCCCCTGCTCCCAG ggTACAGagtctcctttccctcctcagcTGGACGGATACAGAGGTCACTCTCATAG
- the PGGHG gene encoding protein-glucosylgalactosylhydroxylysine glucosidase isoform X1 produces the protein MEDASEDPTVFSAHSLPGDPRLFATVTNTYLGTRVYHDTLHVSGVYNGACGDTHRAILPSPLNVQLEAPAETGNQLTKTFALDTNTGSFLHTLEGPSFRASQRLYAHRTLPHVLAFSVSITRMAGESRPITVLLQSTFSPESPDLHLHLGPDFQGARYLCGHTLTPEQPGGPQQEVHMLWTPVPPALTLGESEEDRTWEFLTVVGGSQAEAQACLTEALQLQAGAALYPAHAQAWAQLWAGCGLDVVGPLPLRQALRGALYYLLSALPQPGAPGYASHGLSPGGLSNGSREECYWGHVFWDQDLWMFPNILMFHPEAARALLEYRIRTLGGALDNARRLGYQGAKFAWESAGSGLEVCPEDIYGTEEIHINGAVVLAFQLYYHATQDLQLFQEAGGWDVVRAVAEFWCSRVEWSPEEEKYHLKGVMPPDEYHPGVDNSAYTNVLVQNSLRFAAALAQDLAQPVPGEWLAVADKIKVPFDPRRNFHPEFDGYQPGEEVKQADVVLLGYPIPFHLSPHTRRKNLEIYEAVTSPKGPAMTWSMFAVGWMELKEPRRAQDLLERSFANITEPFKVWTENADGSGAVNFLTGMGGFLQAALFGFTGFRITGAGMTFDPMCLAEVSGVRIYGISYQGNKLDFSFSEDSVTIEVKTRAGPWAPLLEAELWPSHTRLPLLPGYRVSFPSSAGRIQRSLS, from the exons ATGGAGGATGCCAGCGAGGACCCCACCGTATTCAGTGCCCATTCTCTGCCCGGTGACCCCCGGCTCTTCGCCACCGTGACCAACACATACTTGGGCACGCGTGTGTATCATGACACGCTGCATGTGAGCGGCGTGTACAATGGGGCTTGTGGGGACACACACCGGGCCATTCTGCCTAGTCCCCTCAACGTCCAGCTGGAGGCCCCTGCAGAGACCGGAAATCAGCTGACCAAGACCTTTGCCCTGGACACTAATACAG gcTCCTTTCTGCACACTCTAGAGGGCCCCAGCTTCCGGGCCTCCCAGCGCCTCTACGCCCACCGCACGCTGCCTCACGTCCTGGCTTTCAGTGTGTCCATCACCCGCATGGCCGGGGAGAGCCGACCCATTACGGTGCTGCTGCAGTCGACCTTCTCCCCAGAAAGCCCGGACCTTCACCTGCATCTGGGTCCTGACTTCCAGGGAGCCCG GTACCTTTGTGGCCACACACTCACCCCAGAGCAACCTGGGGGGCCGCAGCAGGAGGTACACATGCTATGGACACCAGTGCCCCCAGCTCTGACCCTCGGGGAAAGCGAAGAAGACCGGACCTGGGAGTTCCTGACCGTGGTGGGAGGCAGCCAGGCGGAGGCCCAAGCCTGCCTCACGGAGGCCCTGCAGCTGCAGGCGGGGGCCGCTCTGTACCCTGCCCACGCCCAGGCCTGGGCCCAGCTCTGGGCTGGCTGTGGCCTGGACGTGGTGGGGCCCCTACCTCTGCGCCAGGCCCTGCGTGGTGCCCTCTATTACCTGCTCAGTGCGCTGCCCCAGCCGGGGGCCCCAGGGTACGCCAGCCATGGCCTCAGCCCTGGGGGCCTGTCCAATGGGAGCCGAGAGGAATGCTACTGGGGCCATGTCTTCTGGGACCAG GATCTCTGGATGTTCCCAAATATCCTGATGTTCCACCCAGAGGCCGCCAGGGCCCTCCTGGAGTACCGCATCCGGACGCTGGGTGGGGCCCTAGACAATGCCCGGAGGCTGGGCTACCAG GGAGCCAAGTTTGCCTGGGAGAGTGCGGGCTCTGGTCTGGAGGTGTGTCCGGAGGACATTTATGGGACCGAGGAAATTCATATAAACGGAGCTGTGGTGTTGGCTTTCCAGCTTTACTACCACGCCACCCAG GACTTGCAGCTCTTCCAAGAGGCCGGTGGCTGGGACGTTGTCAGGGCTGTGGCTGAGTTTTGGTGTAGCCGTGTGGAGTGGAGCCCTGAGGAGGAGAAGTACCACCTGAAGG GAGTCATGCCCCCCGACGAGTACCATCCGGGGGTCGACAACTCGGCGTACACCAACGTCCTGGTCCAGAACAG CCTGCGCTTTGCGGCTGCCCTGGCCCAGGACCTGGCTCAGCCTGTCCCTGGTGAATGGCTGGCGGTGGCCGATAAGATCAAGGTGCCCTTCGACCCAAGGCGGAACTTCCACCCTGAGTTTGACGGGTACCAGCCTG GAGAAGAGGTGAAGCAGGCAGATGTCGTGCTCCTGGGATACCCCATCCCTTTCCACTTGAGTCCTCATACCCGCAGGAAAAACCTAGAGATTTATGAGGCCGTGACATCCCCAAAGGGCCCTGCCATGACCTGG AGCATGTTTGCAGTGGGCTGGATGGAGCTGAAGGAGCCACGGCGGGCGCAGGACCTCCTGGAGAGGAGCTTTGCCAACATCACGGAGCCCTTCAAG GTGTGGACAGAGAATGCAGATGGGTCCGGCGCTGTGAACTTCCTGACGGGCATGGGGGGCTTCCTGCAGGCAGCACTGTTCGGATTCACGGGGTTCAG gaTCACAGGGGCTGGCATGACCTTCGACCCCATGTGTCTGGCAGAGGTCTCTGGGGTACGCATCTACGGCATCTCTTACCAAGGGAACAAGCTTGACTTCTCCTTCTCCGAGGACTCAGTGACGATCGAGGTTAAAACCCGGGCAGGGCCCTGGGCCCCCCTGCTGGAGGCTGAGCTGTGGCCATCACACACTCGACTCCCCCTGCTCCCAG ggTACAGagtctcctttccctcctcagcTGGACGGATACAGAGGTCACTCTCATAG